From the Gadus chalcogrammus isolate NIFS_2021 chromosome 18, NIFS_Gcha_1.0, whole genome shotgun sequence genome, the window TGCGGTGCGTCGGAATAAACGCTCTTTCCAAACACAAATGGTGTCTGCAGCCCTTAACGTCTTCTTATGGCCTGTAGTGTATGGAGTCTTTGAATTTGGGAAGCTGTTAAGACAAGTGCGACCATGGTTGGCAGTGTGGCCTTAAGATAGGATCAAATGTAGCctatactttaataatcccggCAGGGATATTAGGGATTTCCCTTATCTTATTTCTCTACAGTGTGGCCTGTGTGGTCATGAGACGCCCTCACGAAAAAGAATATAGCATCAGAAAAACATTGCACCAGCGATAACACTATAAATAACCGCTTCGTGAATAGACTTTGAGGCCTACGCAACGCCGTTAGCTTCAACCGGAGGTGCAATTAGCTACATAATATATGAATTGCTATTGTCTAGGCCATTTGATTTGAATAATATGATCCAAAAATATCCACCACACATAAGACAACAGctatattaataattataactataatacaaattatgataataataataaatgatattattatcaatattataattattataatgatcTTAATGCCATGATGAGACAGTAGTGATGGAAGGGAAACCTTGATCTCTGAGACTCGTCGTGCTGCAGCCTTGTTCACCTTATTTACTTGTAGTCTTGTTGATCTATCTGCGGAGGCTAAGTGCGCATTTGTCCCGGTCAGAGAAGCCATGGATTTTCCTTCGTCTCTCCGAATAGGCCTATTTAAACAAACATAGGGAAATTTTAGAGCAGCATTAACCCAATGAATACAGATGACTTTATTTAGTGGACAGATTTCCAACAAATATGTGCGCGTGCCTGCGCGTCAGTGAAAAGAACAAACGACAACAATCGAAACGTTTAGTGATGTGTTATATCTCTGGTATTTTGGAAATAATTAGGCTAATTGGTAATTCCTTGCGAACACACGAGTTTATCTATGTGCTTGCGCGCGAGAGTGagagtgtttgtttgcgtgcgtgcgtgcgcgtgtgtgtgtgtgtgtgtgtgtgtgtgtgtgtgtgtgtgtgtgtgtgtgtgtgtgtgtgtgtgtgtgtgtgtgtgtgtgtgtgtgtgtgtgtgtgtgtgtgtgtgtgtgtgtgtgtgtgtgtgtgtgtgtttatgtgtgcgttcgTTTGTGTGTTATTATATGTGTCAAGTAAGTGAACATGTTTGTCCGGAGTAGCAacataaaaaacattatttgattCCAAATATGAGATTTGCTCTaaactttatttattataatatattttaatttatttgcgtttgtgtgtgtgtgtgtgtgtgtgtgtgtgtgtgtgtgtgtgtgtgtgtgtgtgtgtgtgtgtgtgcgcgtgggtacgcgcttgcgtgcgtgcgtgcgtgtggaaaCACGGACAAGCACGAGCGCTTCATTGGATTCACTGGGGACCCTGGCGCGCAACAAGAGCCCCCCATGGGGGCAATACTGCAACCATAGAAGCCAGTGATTGGCCAGACGTTGATCAGATGGTAGAGATCCCCTCTGCATTCAGTCGTCCTTCGCAACCCCCTACAGCAAAAACCAAATCTCCGATAAAGTAATGGCAAAACCACTTGGACTATAAAAGACAACAAATCATATTCCTCCGGAGTATACGCGGTTGTCCATCCAATGAGTTCCTATTTTGTTAACTCAACTTTTCCCGTGTCTCTATCGGGCGGACAGGACTCTCTCCTGGGTCAGATACCGCTCTATTCGTCTGGATACACCGATCCTTTAAGACACTATTCCAATGCAGCCACTTATGGAGCGGCCAACATGCAGGACAAGGTGTATCCTACCGCCGCGTCCTACTACCAACAGAGCAGCgccgcggccgccgccgccctctaCGGCCGCGCCAACGGCGGCGCGCCCTGCGACTTTAACACCGTCGGTACTTTCTACAAGGACAGTGAGGGCTCGTGCGCCTTCGCCAATCGGGAAGACCAGCCGCTGTTTGTAACTCAGGACCACCACCGCAAGACAGAGTGCCCGGAGCAGAGTGTCAGCATGAGCAGCAGCCTGGACGACAAGTCTTCCCTGATTTATCCCTGGATGCAAAGGATGAACGCCTGTTCCGCCGGTAAGTTCTCTCCTTTATTTGTTTATGTAACCTAGGATCTCGGATGTATAGGATGACTGTACTGTGATGGTGAGCATCCTTAGCCGTTCATTGATGCCACTATAGGAGCATGGCCGACTGTATGTGGCACACAGGGTATAACTCTACATTGATGGTAGTTAACATCCAGGGGGTTTGTGTTGAAGGCAACAGTCTCTTCCATCACGCCACGAATATCTTCTTCGTGCCCTGAAGTGCGTAGCCTGCCTcatcagcaccaccaacacaaccGTGGCCTTTACGAGCCGAAGTGAAATACCATCCTCTAACAAAGTAACACATAGTCTAAAATGTTGTTGTTGCATTTTGATTTGAAGTTAAACCTATAAAGCAAATgcccaataaataaaaaaaaatcagaataaGACCAAATCAGAAATATATAAATTctaaatttgaataaaggagACAGCCTTTGGGGCTCTTCTCCTCACTCATCTAAATTtagaatttatattttttctgttttggtcTTATTCATTTTTGGTCAATCCGGTCACATTCAGAACTACTTTCTTTGTATTTTATCGATGCCTGTACCACATGTTTCATTGACGTGATGCTTCACCTCCCGCAGGTACGTTTGGCAGCACGGGCCGAAGGGGCCGGCAGACCTACACCCGCTACCAGAccctggagctggagaaggagttcCACTTCAACCGCTACCTCACGCGGCGGCGGCG encodes:
- the LOC130370938 gene encoding homeobox protein Hox-B6b-like, yielding MSSYFVNSTFPVSLSGGQDSLLGQIPLYSSGYTDPLRHYSNAATYGAANMQDKVYPTAASYYQQSSAAAAAALYGRANGGAPCDFNTVGTFYKDSEGSCAFANREDQPLFVTQDHHRKTECPEQSVSMSSSLDDKSSLIYPWMQRMNACSAGTFGSTGRRGRQTYTRYQTLELEKEFHFNRYLTRRRRIEISHALCLTERQIKIWFQNRRMKWKKENKLLNPAKPSEEEEEEETEKNKPS